A part of Osmerus mordax isolate fOsmMor3 chromosome 10, fOsmMor3.pri, whole genome shotgun sequence genomic DNA contains:
- the LOC136950505 gene encoding protein FAM171A2, with translation MYGLQFGNRDVVRNMPPFYISRWLLFILISTVWEAFAKSLPDQGAFEVEIRVQVFDNSDLSPLADADVVVHGNQSVLASSRAGSDGVLRVSFLYRPDTWVIISASKQDYVTNSVPWHSNRIPLYASVSLYLLVQRPGTLILYEDVIQILCGSPGARNQPLVQLQRKSLQLSGSSNYTALSAVLTTAKSQYEIGGFPYLLGQETNSSGAETGWTDLTALAVVSVQLFDRDGKAIQVSDPIHVSVPLPSDTRTRIATSIPSWVFQSKTGLWVRNGTGYIKKEGTQLIWNVVVPQLGYWLAAFPSSAGMGLGHPGLRDITTYHTLFLLSVLGSLALLVLILLCVLLYYCRRKCLKPRRQQGKPHASTLNGSKRDQGTSTSRLNLICGGHVESGPSNDPGKSDSSPSRDYQGSREEFSKHVPAHKLRHAKGKNALGPQRGESFPMKVTRATETNNLDPPLLHEDYSRSYSPMEDKDSEYHRHHSANDNRGYTSDPPSPPRFQGHMSDKSDKPPEYSAAAADHLARPTSLNTQPGQIIFCSSIDQMKENMYRSMVPTLVIPAHYMRLSSEFSGKDGKEQQQDKDGTPMGAGQSHHHSQQQSQQQQQQSGSQGEDSEEPSWASDSSGGPVRIPVLFNDSTMAQMNGELQALTEKKLLELGVKQHPRAWFISMDGRANAHVRHSYIDVGNDLSGGGLSATSSAIRDINLDSSMDPQERKAAAIRKGKDERWGTGGRKGHSGGKTYSKLAYPDHSEPSSSEGRPVSPEENSLTPLLDDGPSSRGSTIPRRGRSRVNSSRSSNSENRRDSMTSPEDDPDDKDENKKSPWQKIEDRPLMVFHPKK, from the exons ATGTATGGCCTCCAGTTTGGAAATAGGGATGTAGTTAGAAACATGCCACCTTTCTACATCTCTCGTTGGCTCCTCTTTATTTTGATCTCGACGGTTTGGGAGGCATTCGCCAAATCTCTTCCAGACCAGGGAGCATTTG AGGTCGAGATCAGAGTTCAGGTGTTCGACAACAGTGACCTTTCCCCTTTGGCTGATGCTGATGTGGTGGTTCATGGGAACCAGTCTGTCTTGGCATCCAGCAGGGCGGGCAGTGATGGCGTTCTTCGAGTCAGCTTCCTGTACCGTCCAGACACCTGGGTCATCATCTCAGCGTCCAAACAGGATTACGTCACCAACTCTGTCCCGTGGCATTCAAACCGGATTCCCT TGTATGCATCTGTTAGCTTGTACCTTCTCGTCCAGAGGCCAGGAACCCTAATCTTGTATGAGGATGTCATCCAGATCTTGTGTGGGTCCCCAG GTGCACGGAACCAGCCATTGGTTCAGCTCCAGAGGAAGTCCCTTCAACTGTCAGGCAGTTCTAATTACACTGCTCTGTCAGCTGTGCTAACCACAGCCAAGAGCCAGTATGAGATAGGGGGCTTTCCTTACCTGCTTGGTCAGGAGACCAACAGCTCAG GGGCCGAAACAGGATGGACCGATCTAACAGCATTGGCAGTGGTCAGTGTGCAGCTGTTTGACCGTGATGGCAAAGCCATCCAGGTATCTGACCCAATCCATGTCTCTGTGCCTCTGCCATCGGATACCCGCACCCGGATCGCCACCAGTATACCCTCCTGGGTGTTTCAGTCCAAGACAG GTCTTTGGGTCAGAAATGGTACTGGATACATCAAGAAGGAGGGAACACAACTTATCTGGAATGTGGTGGTTCCTCAGTTGGGGTATTGGTTAGCAGCCTTTCCATCATCTGCAG GCATGGGCTTGGGTCACCCTGGCCTGAGGGATATCACCACCTATCACACCCTTTTCCTGCTTTCCGTCCTGGGCTCCCTGGCTCTGCTTGTCCtcatcctgctgtgtgtgttgctctacTACTGCAG ACGTAAGTGTCTAAAACCACGACGACAGCAAGGCAAGCCCCACGCCTCTACCCTGAATGGGTCCAAACGTGACCAAGGCACTTCCACTTCCCGACTCAACCTCATTTGTGGCGGTCATGTTGAATCTGGCCCCTCTAATGACCCTGGTAAATCCGACTCATCCCCATCTCGAGACTACCAGGGCTCACGGGAGGAGTTTTCCAAGCATGTCCCTGCTCATAAGCTACGACATGCAAAGGGGAAAAATGCTTTAGGACCTCAAAGAGGTGAAAGCTTCCCCATGAAGGTAACTCGCGCAACTGAAACCAACAACTTAGACCCCCCTTTGTTACATGAAGACTACTCAAGAAGCTACAGCCCAATGGAAGACAAAGACTCGGAATACCACCGCCATCACAGTGCCAACGACAACCGGGGATACACCTCCGACCCCCCGTCTCCGCCTCGTTTTCAAGGTCACATGTCGGACAAGTCAGACAAACCTCCGGAGTACTCTGCGGCTGCAGCTGACCACCTCGCCAGACCGACCTCACTTAACACCCAACCTGGGCAGATCATCTTCTGTAGCTCTATCGACCAAATGAAAGAGAACATGTACAGAAGCATGGTGCCCACCTTAGTAATACCGGCCCATTACATGCGTCTGTCTTCTGAGTTCTCTGGGAAAGATGGgaaggagcagcagcaggataAGGATGGGACACCTATGGGTGCTGGCCAGTCGCACCACCATTCCCAGCAACAGTcccagcagcaacagcaacagTCCGGTTCTCAAGGGGAGGACTCTGAAGAACCTAGCTGGGCCTCCGACTCCTCTGGTGGTCCCGTGAGGATACCTGTTCTATTCAATGACTCCACCATGGCCCAGATGAATGGTGAACTCCAGGCTCTGACAGAGAAGAAGCTTCTTGAACTTGGGGTGAagcagcacccacgggcgtggTTCATCTCCATGGACGGACGTGCCAATGCCCATGTGCGCCACTCCTACATTGACGTGGGGAATGACCTCAGCGGCGGTGGTCTTAGTGCCACTAGCAGTGCTATCCGAGACATCAACCTCGATTCGTCCATGGACCCTCAAGAACGCAAGGCTGCAGCAATCCGGAAGGGCAAAGACGAACGGTGGGGAACCGGAGGACGCAAAGGCCACAGTGGTGGAAAGACCTACTCGAAGTTAGCTTACCCAGATCACAGTGAGCCTAGCAGTAGTGAAGGACGTCCAGTGTCGCCTGAGGAgaactccctcacccctcttctgGATGACGGCCCGTCGTCTCGGGGTTCCACCATTCCTAGAAGGGGCCGAAGTCGCGTGAATAGCAGCCGCAGCAGTAACAGCGAGAACCGTCGAGACTCCATGACCAGCCCTGAAGACGATCCAGATGACAAGGATGAAAACAAGAAGAGTCCGTGGCAAAAAATTGAAGATAGGCCTCTCATGGTCTTTCACCCCAAGAAGTAA